A single genomic interval of Osmia lignaria lignaria isolate PbOS001 chromosome 9, iyOsmLign1, whole genome shotgun sequence harbors:
- the LOC117600309 gene encoding T-complex protein 11-like protein 1 isoform X1: protein MIVYRNQKMDNDEEQKCNINEPGTSAPLDCQSNSNPDIEEENTKGQKISNFMIGGLVGASPPKFVTLEEIIKAANGMKNMALAHEIAVDKNFQLQKLEPDDGTFHRKVKEIMHKAFWNLLAEQLAEDPPNYTQALVLLQEIKETLDELVLPHHAKIRENLKEVLDIDLIKQQAEKGVLDFHHYAQYVISIMSKVCAPVRDEKIRELGQKTDVIEIFRGIMDVLQLMRLDLANFTITMMRPNIVASSIEYEKAKFAEFLKINGNGLQYTEKWILSHFDPTKVTGSSSDINAVRQLTHSLLTEAYLDLLEWDFNPDAETLMLDQGRLLELRDKTSRLSIIGSAILLVNNTVGSPVHGVSSLKNEIKQHLNILLDSVHSNKDLQTVMPNVLLQIKTDLKTTLQEIGAEPLSPEMETLLEGQILDLINPDHKIRHLISLRIRQFLQKIILSQSAAPQHVPPGLSSLQEELTAIAAQFLILISHNRSVFGEYYQEIVTNALHKKEMEENKDTSGVHTMEL, encoded by the exons atgatagTTTATAg gAATCAAAAAATGGACAATGATGAGGAACAAAAATGCAACATTAATGAACCTGGTACATCTGCACCTTTAGATTGTCAATCTAATTCTAATCCTGATATAGAGGAAGAAAATACAAAGGG GCAGAAGATATCAAATTTTATGATAGGGGGTTTAGTAGGAGCATCCCCACCAAAATTTGTTACTCTTGAGGAAATTATAAAAGCTGCAAATGGCATGAAAAACATGGCATTGGCGCACGAAATTGCGGTGGACAAAAATTTTCAGTTACAGAAACTTGAACCAGATGATGGTACATTTCACAGAAAAGTAAAAGAGATTATGCATAAAGCATTTTGGAACTTATTAGCTGAACAACTAGCAGAAGATCCTCCAAATTATACACAAGCATTGGTCTTATTACAAGAAATTAAAGag ACATTAGATGAATTAGTGTTGCCACATCATGCGAAAATTCGAGAAAACTTAAAAGAAGTACTTGATATAGATCTGATCAAACAACAAGCAGAAAAGGGTGTTTTAGATTTTCATCATTATGCGCAATACGTAATTTCAATAATGAGTAAAGTTTGTGCACCGGTAAGAGACGAAAAGATTAGAGAACTCGGTCAAAAGACAGAtgttattgaaatatttcgagGCATAATGGACGTATTACAATTAATGCGACTTGATTTAGCGAATTTCACTATCACCATGATGAGACCAAATATAGTTGCTTCTAGTATCGAATACGAGAAAGCAAAATTtgctgaatttttaaaaattaatggcAACGGTTTGCAATACACTGAAAAATGGATATTAAGTCATTTTGATCCAACAAAAGTTACAGGCAGTTCATCTGATATTAATGCTGTACGGCAGCTTACACATTCTCTTTTAACCGAAGCATATCTTGATCTTCTAGAGTGGGATTTTAATCCAGATGCAGAA actTTAATGCTGGACCAAGGTCGATTATTAGAGTTACGTGATAAGACCAGCAGATTAAGCATTATAGGATCGGCAATATTACTGGTAAACAACACAGTGGGTTCACCGGTTCATGGAGTGTcgagtttaaaaaatgaaattaaacaacATCTTAACATACTGTTGGATTCTGTACATTCAAATAA GGATTTGCAAACCGTAATGCCgaatgttttattgcaaattaaaaCGGACTTGAAAACAACATTGCAAGAAATTGGTGCTGAACCTTTATCTCCAGAAATGGAAACGTTATTAGAAGGACAAATATTAGATCTTATTAACCCAGATCATAAAATCAGACACCTTATAA GCTTGAGAATTcggcaatttttgcaaaaaataaTACTTTCTCAATCTGCTGCTCCCCAGCATGTACCACCAGGGCTTTCATCGCTTCAAGAAGAATTAACAGCCATAGCGGCTCAGTTTTTAATACTTATTTCCCATAACCGAAGCGTATTCGGAGAATATTATCAAGAAATTGTTACCAATGCACTtcataaaaaagaaatggaggAGAATAAAGATACAAGCGGAGTTCATACCatggaattataa
- the LOC117600309 gene encoding T-complex protein 11-like protein 1 isoform X2 codes for MPDRNQKMDNDEEQKCNINEPGTSAPLDCQSNSNPDIEEENTKGQKISNFMIGGLVGASPPKFVTLEEIIKAANGMKNMALAHEIAVDKNFQLQKLEPDDGTFHRKVKEIMHKAFWNLLAEQLAEDPPNYTQALVLLQEIKETLDELVLPHHAKIRENLKEVLDIDLIKQQAEKGVLDFHHYAQYVISIMSKVCAPVRDEKIRELGQKTDVIEIFRGIMDVLQLMRLDLANFTITMMRPNIVASSIEYEKAKFAEFLKINGNGLQYTEKWILSHFDPTKVTGSSSDINAVRQLTHSLLTEAYLDLLEWDFNPDAETLMLDQGRLLELRDKTSRLSIIGSAILLVNNTVGSPVHGVSSLKNEIKQHLNILLDSVHSNKDLQTVMPNVLLQIKTDLKTTLQEIGAEPLSPEMETLLEGQILDLINPDHKIRHLISLRIRQFLQKIILSQSAAPQHVPPGLSSLQEELTAIAAQFLILISHNRSVFGEYYQEIVTNALHKKEMEENKDTSGVHTMEL; via the exons ATGCCAGATAG gAATCAAAAAATGGACAATGATGAGGAACAAAAATGCAACATTAATGAACCTGGTACATCTGCACCTTTAGATTGTCAATCTAATTCTAATCCTGATATAGAGGAAGAAAATACAAAGGG GCAGAAGATATCAAATTTTATGATAGGGGGTTTAGTAGGAGCATCCCCACCAAAATTTGTTACTCTTGAGGAAATTATAAAAGCTGCAAATGGCATGAAAAACATGGCATTGGCGCACGAAATTGCGGTGGACAAAAATTTTCAGTTACAGAAACTTGAACCAGATGATGGTACATTTCACAGAAAAGTAAAAGAGATTATGCATAAAGCATTTTGGAACTTATTAGCTGAACAACTAGCAGAAGATCCTCCAAATTATACACAAGCATTGGTCTTATTACAAGAAATTAAAGag ACATTAGATGAATTAGTGTTGCCACATCATGCGAAAATTCGAGAAAACTTAAAAGAAGTACTTGATATAGATCTGATCAAACAACAAGCAGAAAAGGGTGTTTTAGATTTTCATCATTATGCGCAATACGTAATTTCAATAATGAGTAAAGTTTGTGCACCGGTAAGAGACGAAAAGATTAGAGAACTCGGTCAAAAGACAGAtgttattgaaatatttcgagGCATAATGGACGTATTACAATTAATGCGACTTGATTTAGCGAATTTCACTATCACCATGATGAGACCAAATATAGTTGCTTCTAGTATCGAATACGAGAAAGCAAAATTtgctgaatttttaaaaattaatggcAACGGTTTGCAATACACTGAAAAATGGATATTAAGTCATTTTGATCCAACAAAAGTTACAGGCAGTTCATCTGATATTAATGCTGTACGGCAGCTTACACATTCTCTTTTAACCGAAGCATATCTTGATCTTCTAGAGTGGGATTTTAATCCAGATGCAGAA actTTAATGCTGGACCAAGGTCGATTATTAGAGTTACGTGATAAGACCAGCAGATTAAGCATTATAGGATCGGCAATATTACTGGTAAACAACACAGTGGGTTCACCGGTTCATGGAGTGTcgagtttaaaaaatgaaattaaacaacATCTTAACATACTGTTGGATTCTGTACATTCAAATAA GGATTTGCAAACCGTAATGCCgaatgttttattgcaaattaaaaCGGACTTGAAAACAACATTGCAAGAAATTGGTGCTGAACCTTTATCTCCAGAAATGGAAACGTTATTAGAAGGACAAATATTAGATCTTATTAACCCAGATCATAAAATCAGACACCTTATAA GCTTGAGAATTcggcaatttttgcaaaaaataaTACTTTCTCAATCTGCTGCTCCCCAGCATGTACCACCAGGGCTTTCATCGCTTCAAGAAGAATTAACAGCCATAGCGGCTCAGTTTTTAATACTTATTTCCCATAACCGAAGCGTATTCGGAGAATATTATCAAGAAATTGTTACCAATGCACTtcataaaaaagaaatggaggAGAATAAAGATACAAGCGGAGTTCATACCatggaattataa